A genomic window from Bubalus bubalis isolate 160015118507 breed Murrah chromosome X, NDDB_SH_1, whole genome shotgun sequence includes:
- the LOC102402403 gene encoding spindlin-2-like encodes MKTPNSQEAEGQQTRAVSRKATGSANMMKKKALQKKQRGRPSSLPCSNIVGCRISHGWKEGDEPITQWKGTVLDQVPVNPCLYLIKYDGIDCVYGLELNRDERVLSLKILSDGVASTQVSDANLANAIIGKSVKHMFEDEHGSKNEWRGMVLAQAPIMKAWFYITYEKDPVLYTYQLLDDYKEGDLHIIPESNESRLAEREPGEVVYALIGKHVEYNKEDGSKQTGIVIHQVEAQPSVHFIKFDDDFHIYVYDLVKKS; translated from the coding sequence ATGAAAACCCCCAACTCACAGGAGGCCGAAGGGCAGCAAACTAGGGCTGTTTCACGAAAAGCCACTGGATCTGCAAATATGATGAAGAAAAAAGCTTTGCAAAAGAAGCAGAGAGGCAGACCTTCGTCCCTGCCCTGCAGTAACATTGTGGGCTGCAGAATTTCACATGGATGGAAGGAAGGTGATGAACCCATCACACAGTGGAAAGGAACTGTTCTGGATCAAGTGCCTGTAAATCCTTGCCTTTATCTGATAAAATACGATGGAATTGACTGTGTTTATGGACTAGAACTTAACAGAGATGAAAGAGTTTTGTCTCTTAAAATTCTTTCTGACGGGGTGGCATCAactcaagtcagtgatgcaaaCCTTGCAAATGCCATAATTGGTAAATCTGTGAAACATATGTTTGAGGATGAGCATGGTTCTAAGAATGAATGGAGAGGAATGGTCTTAGCCCAAGCACCGATCATGAAAGCCTGGTTTTATATTACCTATGAGAAAGATCCTGTCTTGTACACATACCAACTTCTAGATGATTATAAAGAAGGAGATCTCCATATCATACCAGAGTCCAATGAGTCTCGTCTCGCAGAAAGGGAGCCAGGAGAAGTTGTATATGCTCTGATAGGTAAACATGTGGAATATAACAAAGAAGATGGCTCCAAACAGACAGGAATAGTCATTCACCAAGTTGAAGCTCAACCCTCTGTGCATTTCATCAAGTTTGATGATGATTTCCATATCTATGTCTATGATTTGGTGAAAAAGTCCTAA
- the LOC102402730 gene encoding spindlin-2, whose product MKTPNSQEAEGQQTRAVAGKATGSANMMKKKASQKKQRGRHSSQPRRNIVGCRISHGWKEGDEPITQWKGTVLDQVPINPSLYLVKYDGIDCVYGLELHRDERVLSLKILSDRVASTQVSDANLANTIIGKAVEHMFEDEHGSKDEWRGMVLAQAPIMKAWFYITYEKDPVLYMYQLLDDYKEGDLRIMPESNESPLAEREPGGVVDGLIGKHVEYTKEDGSKRIGMVIHQVEAKPSVYFIKFDDDFHIYVYDLVKKS is encoded by the coding sequence ATGAAAACCCCCAACTCACAGGAGGCCGAAGGGCAGCAAACCAGGGCTGTTGCAGGAAAGGCCACTGGGTCTGCAAACATGATGAAGAAAAAAGCCTCCCAAAAGAAGCAGAGAGGCAGACATTCGTCCCAGCCCCGCAGGAACATTGTGGGCTGCAGAATTTCACATGGATGGAAGGAAGGTGATGAACCCATCACACAGTGGAAAGGAACTGTTCTGGATCAGGTGCCTATAAATCCTTCTCTTTATCTGGTGAAATATGATGGAATTGACTGTGTCTATGGACTGGAACTTCACAGAGATGAAAGAGTTTTGTCTCTTAAAATTCTTTCTGACAGGGTGGCATCAactcaagtcagtgatgcaaaCCTTGCAAATACCATAATTGGTAAAGCTGTGGAACATATGTTTGAGGATGAGCATGGTTCTAAGGATGAATGGAGAGGAATGGTCTTAGCCCAAGCACCAATCATGAAAGCCTGGTTTTATATTACCTATGAGAAAGACCCTGTCTTGTACATGTACCAACTTCTAGATGATTATAAAGAAGGAGACCTCCGTATCATGCCAGAGTCCAATGAGTCTCCTCTCGCAGAAAGGGAGCCAGGAGGAGTTGTAGATGGTCTGATAGGTAAACATGTGGAATATACCAAAGAAGATGGCTCCAAACGGATCGGAATGGTCATTCACCAAGTGGAAGCCAAACCCTCTGTGTATTTCATCAAGTTTGATGATGATTTCCATATCTATGTCTATGATTTGGTGAAAAAGTCCTAA